In the genome of Rhodamnia argentea isolate NSW1041297 chromosome 3, ASM2092103v1, whole genome shotgun sequence, one region contains:
- the LOC115729724 gene encoding TMV resistance protein N, whose amino-acid sequence MASSSKPKSIYDVFLNFRGTDLCNNFLGHLYKALNQNGIYTFIDREEMRKGDQISAALMKAIEQSCIAIIIFSEDYASSHWCLEEATKIMECKEQNDLTVLPVFYKVDPREVRGGKERYGKALAKHESKFGKDSEKVKRWKKALFNAGNLSWWHLNDGPSNN is encoded by the exons atggcttcttcatcgaaaccCAAAAGTATTTACGACGTCTTCTTGAATTTCAGAGGTACAGACCTGTGCAACAACTTCCTCGGTCATCTCTACAAAGCTTTAAACCAGAATGGAATATACACTTTTATTGATCGCGAGGAAATGAGGAAGGGAGACCAAATATCGGCGGCGCTTATGAAAGCCATTGAGCAATCGTGTAttgcaatcatcattttttCGGAGGATTACGCTTCTTCACATTGGTGCTTGGAAGAGGCGACaaagattatggagtgcaaggagcaaaatGACCTGACCGTTCTACCGGTTTTTTATAAAGTGGATCCAAGAGAAGTGAGAGGGGGAAAAGAGAGGTATGGGAAAGCTCTGGCTAAGCATGAGTCCAAGTTTGGGAAGGATTCggagaaagtgaagagatggaagaaagcccTTTTCAACGCCGGTAACTTGTCCTGGTGGCatttgaatgatgg GCCTTCCAACAATTGA
- the LOC115729726 gene encoding LOW QUALITY PROTEIN: patatin-like protein 7 (The sequence of the model RefSeq protein was modified relative to this genomic sequence to represent the inferred CDS: substituted 2 bases at 2 genomic stop codons) — MVERFCGPAIKKPQKRGVPMAANNNNSSEMPEEPSIDTDKLSYEIFSILESKFLFGYDDPKLRVPKQNNNPFAIKNQRGKICILAVDRGSMRGILPGETFAYLEHALKSKSGNPDASIVDYFDVIAGTGVGVIFTAMLFATKDHSRPLFWEDDTWKFLADHGQKFYCLQPISGSGEFSRRLLRGAPPAPRRRXHVDRRGLXGARRRRTLRDTPKPIPVPCYDLMSSAPLLFSRADMPETDGFDFRLREVCRVTSSEPGVLESVHMRSVDGWMRCVAMGGALAMSNPAAAAITHVLHNKREFSFVRGMEDLLKKTCKRQDPFSMFFHEIDASCVEFSIEPAHGKAKKWGFRIICKPLEDDLKIKIRDNELIDPNFLYEIGDYSTDLEAESPHMHEDSPIEVDLVKNSQDCQMTSVWPPLSPLDLPDSRLKLPQSACPVSHPWAVQAPPALAAASRPPPTTPPLSLQPPDAVPPPCAAAEPPDSSGSDPKPVCPVFRRPSRRGCSKLLSPDPATPDHPQQPSLTPHHPPRSPEVDRRLWSSD; from the exons ATGGTGGAGAGATTTTGTGGACCAGCGATAAAGAAACCGCAAAAACGAGGCGTTCCGATGGCAGCCAATAACAATAACTCATCGGAGATGCCGGAAGAGCCGAGCATCGACACCGACAAGCTCAGCTATGAGATCTTCTCAATCCTCGAGAGCAAGTTCCTCTTTGGCTACGACGACCCCAAGCTCCGGGTCCCCAAGcaa AATAACAACCCCTTCGCCATCAAGAACCAGCGAGGTAAAATCTGCATCCTTGCCGTCGATCGCGGCAGCATGCGGGGCATCCTCCCCGGCGAAACCTTCGCCTATTTGGAGCATGCCCTCAAGTCGAAGTCCGGCAACCCGGACGCCAGCATCGTTGACTACTTCGACGTCATCGCGGGCACCGGCGTAGGCGTCATCTTTACCGCCATGCTTTTCGCCACAAAGGACCACAGCCGCCCTCTTTTCTGGGAAGACGACACGTGGAAGTTCCTCGCCGACCATGGCCAGAAGTTCTACTGCTTACAGCCCATCTCCGGCTCAGGCGAGTTCTCGCGGAGGCTCTTACGGGGTGCTCCGCCAGCTCCACGTCGTCGGTGACATGTCGACCGGAGAGGCTTGTGAGGGGCAAGGAGGAGGCGGACTCTAAGGGACACGCCGAAGCCGATCCCGGTGCCGTGCTACGACCTAATGAGCTCGGCACCACTCTTGTTCTCGCGTGCAGACATGCCGGAGACGGATGGGTTCGACTTCCGGCTCCGGGAGGTGTGCCGGGTCACGTCGTCGGAGCCTGGTGTCCTGGAGTCGGTGCATATGCGGTCGGTGGACGGGTGGATGCGGTGCGTGGCAATGGGAGGGGCACTGGCGATGAGCAACCCCGCGGCGGCGGCAATCACGCACGTGCTACACAACAAGCGGGAGTTCTCGTTCGTGCGAGGGATGGAGGACCTGTTGAAGAAGAC aTGCAAAAGGCAGGATCCTTTTAGCATGTTCTTCCATGAAATTGATGCGAGTTGTGTAGAATTTAGCATCGAACCAGCGCATGGAAAAGCGAAAAAGTGGGGATTCCGAATAATATGCAAGCCATTAGAGGACGATTTAAAGATCAAGATTCGAGACAATGAGCTGATAGATCCAAATTTCCTCTATGAGATTGGTGATTACTCAACAGATCTAGAAGCCGAGAGTCCCCATATGCATGAAGACAGTCCGATCGAAGTAGATCTAGTAAAGAACTCGCAAGATTGTCAAATGA CCTCCGTCTGGCCGCCGTTGTCGCCGTTAGACCTGCCAGACAGCCGCCTGAAGCTCCCTCAGTCCGCCTGCCCTGTTTCGCATCCGTGGGCTGTTCAAGCCCCGCCAGCCCTTGCCGCCGCCTCCCGACCTCCACCCACCACCCCGCCATTGTCCCTCCAACCCCCAGACGCCGTCCCACCACCGTGCGCCGCCGCGGAGCCGCCCGACAGCTCCGGATCAGACCCCAAGCCCGTCTGCCCTGTTTTTCGTCGCCCGAGCCGCCGCGGCTGTTCCAAATTGCTCAGCCCAGATCCAGCCACCCCAGACCACCCCCAACAACCATCTTTGACCCCTCATCATCCCCCAAGGTCACCGGAAGTCGATCGCCGCCTGTGGAGCTCAGATTGA